The genomic interval TAGTAGTTTGATACTTTGTGTACTCCCCCTCATTAACAAACTTTTCATTATAGTCAAGAATTTCATTTAACAAACTCATTTATTGTCATCTCCTGATTAGCTATGTAATTTCATCTATACATTATATCAAATATTCATAAAATTGACTACACTTCTGTTTTAAATCAGATATTCAATGATCACGGTGATGTAATACAGCGGCTAAAAAGCCTAAAACAATGACTCTCTCCTGTTCAGTAATTATCGAAGAAAAGGTAATAATCGGTGTATTTAATTCAAATCGTTTAGCCCACTCTACCGGCATCCAGCCTTCTTGAAAGGAGGCGACATTTTTCTTATCTATTGTTTTAAGCTGTAAAGAGTAAAGATTTGCCTTTGATTCTACTGCAATCCATTCACTCTGATTTCCTTTATAGATTATCCCTTTAATTTTAATTAGTGAATCCTTCCAATTTTCTCGATAACCCCCAATTATTTCATCATCGGCATTATAAATCGTCATCGAATTCGTTAACCCTGCTCGAGTATGATATTTTGCCCTAACTTGTCCATCGCTATCCAATAAGATAAATCGCTTGGGCAATAGCAGTGAAACGACGTTCGGAATCAACCACATAAACCAGCGCATATTTTGATCGCGAACTTCTCCAAGAAGCAAACCTTTCGAATCAAATAACAGCATACGCAATGTTGGTGCAGGCATAAAAACGACTAATACATGGTCTATGCTTAATAACTGACCACTTGTTTGCATCGGCTTATCCCCTAATTTTTCTACCCTTTTGTCATAGGTTCGAAAATAAAAGAAGTGAAGCACACTAAAAATGATGATCGGAATAACAAAGATTAATAAATCCCCTTTAAATAATTGTAAAAGATGACAAACAAAAAAAATAATCGCTAACAATAGGGAAATCCAAGCAACGCAAAAGCATGCTTTAGCTGTTTTCTGATAATACTCTCGAATATTCATAATTAGCTCCTTGACTAAAGATTCATACTCTCTATATTGTTATTTCGCTATCCATTCCTTAATTCCCTTTAACAAAAATCAACAGTATCCTATAACAAAGCCTAACAAAAAAAGAATCTAGACAAACATCAGCTAGATTCCTTTTTCATGACTTATAAAATTCGAAAAATAAGTGGAATTCGATACTCGACTCCTTCATAGGCTCGTATCGCCGCAATGATTGTAAACACAAACGCCGCAACCCCTAAAATAGGCAGAATCAATACGCCAATTCCAACAAAAACAAGAAGTGCTCCAATTATTCCATAAATCGTGTAGGAGATAAGAAAATTAAAATACTCTCGGCCATGATAATCAATATACGGTGAATCTTTTTTTACTAACCAAATAATGAGCGGTCCAAGAAGCGGAAAAAATAAACTAATAACATAAATAAGAACAGCAAATACTTTTTCATCTTGCGTAACCATTTGTCATTCCTCCTCTCTCATTCCATACTATATCTATTTATACGCATAAACATAGAAACGGTTTCATTTTTCATCATTTTATACAGAGTTTTTTAACATATGCACTAGAAATTCCGAATATATCGCTTAATGCTGCACATCTTTGGACATAGACTTGCATACAGATAATTAGTGTTTGTCCTTACTACTTTTACCTGAGGTGAATTCAATTGTTAAATGAATTTCAAGCATTCATTCTCGGCATCATTCAAGGGTTGACTGAATTTTTACCGATTTCCAGCACAGGACATTTATATTTAGGGCGGCACCTATTTCATTTAGATGAAGCAGGCATTTTCTTAGATACGATGCTTCATATTGGTACATTGCTTGCTCTACTTGTTGTCTATAAGCAAGAAATCATTTCCATCATCAAAAAGCCATTTTCAAAAATGACTGTGTTACTCATTGCTGGAACGATTCCTGCAGTATTTGCTGGTGTCTTACTTGGAGATTGGTTTGATTCACTTTCGAAGTCAGGTGTGACCATCGGCTGGGAGTTTCTTGCTACTGGTCTCATTCTATGGTTCGCAGATGCAAGAAAGGGTGGCACGAAAACATTAGAGCAAATTTCCGTAAAAGATGCGTTCATAATCGGTACGTTTCAGGCAGCTGCCATCATGCCTGCCCTCTCTCGATCAGGCTTAACAATTGCAGCTGGATTGTTGTGTAAACTCGACCGCTCCACCGCTGCTTATTTCTCCTTTTTACTGTCGATTCCAGCAATCGCTGGCGGCATTGTGTTTCAAATGAAGCCTATTTTCACTGGAGAAGTGGAGCGGCTTTCGTTTATGGCTCTTTTTATCGGTACGTTAACTTCAGCAGTCTTTGGGTATATAGCTGTTGTTTGGATGATTGATTTCTTAAAAAAACAATCGTTAAAGTGGTTTGCCGTATATGTTTGGATTCTTGGAATCCTCATTTTATCCCTCCAATTTACCGGAAAATTTTGAATAAAAACGCATGATTAAAACAATCGTTTGCATAAAATAAAAATAACAAAATTTAGTCGAAAAAATAGGCAAAATTACTATATCCAAATGCATTTTTTTTTAGTATTATAGCAAGGTAGAGCATATTATATTTCTGACAATAAAAATAGGGAAGGCAAATGGTGCGCCACCGGTTTCCCGGTTCTAGTGGGTTCGATTCCCACCCCGAAATTTTTTGATGAACGACTTAAAAAATTTCGAGGGTGGGCGGCAGCTACGCTATAGAACTGCCCTCAAAGCGGAGGGATGGAAATGTTAAAGAAAAGAGAGTTTGTTGATTGTTCGTCTCTTTATGATTTAATGTCGCATCCAGATGTCTTCCCTTTCGTACGCCAAAAAGTAGATTCTTATGAAGAGTACGTTTTTGTTACAAAGCAAACGATTGAAGCTGAAGAAGCTGGTGAACTAATTTCAAGAACAATTTTAGATGAATGGGATAATCCGATCGGCTGCATCTCCCTATATGATGTGGAAAATAGTGCAGGATTTCTCGGTACATGGTTAGGTAAACCATTCCATGGAAAAGGCTATAATACCCTTGCAAAAGAGGCTTTCTTTAAAGAAATCTTTTTTGAACTTGGTATAGAGACCGTATTTATGCGCATTCGCAAAAAAAATATTCGCTCTTTAAAGGCAGCTGAGAAACTCCCTTATGCGATAAAAGTAAACGAAACAAGAAAAGCATTATATGAACAAATTAACCAAAATGAAGATTTATTCGATCTTTTCGAAATTCCAAAAGATTTATACACGCTGCATATCCTTCGACAAAATGATGACAATGATCAACATCTTATGGAGGCATAGTGCACTTAAATCCCTTTACCATTTGTGTAAAGGGATTTATTTATTGACTGAAAAGTTAATCTTTTCTGATTATTACTCTATTCATCATAATGATATTTTCGTATAATAAACACATCACTTGAACATTTTTCCAAAAAAATCGAAAGGATTTGTTTCAATTATGATGAAAAAAGGATTTCTTTTTATCATTCAACTGATAGTGCTTATTACCATTTGTAAAATTGGTTACTTATGCACAGATTTCTTCCATTTACCCATTCCTGGAAACGTTATTGGGATACTCTTATTATTTATCCTGCTTCAAACAAATGTCATAAAGCTGGAATGGGTGGATTTCACAGCTAGCTTCTTTGTCAAGCATCTCGCTTTTTTCTTTATCCCGATTGCCGTTAGCTTAATGACATTAGGTGCTTTATTCTTCCGCTATGGATGGGCTTTAGCACTTGTTCTGGGCATCAGTCTAATCGTTGGTTTTATCGTCTCTGCATTAACCGTACAAAAGCTTGCACAGAAAGGAGAAGTCAAACAGCATGGAAACGTTCATCACCATCTATAGCATCAGCATCACCATTATTGCGTACATATTAGCAAAGAAAATATATATGAAATATCCATCACCTCTGACAACACCTGTTTTTTTATGTACGGTTGCTATCATATCAACCTTACTTATCAGCAACTTACATTTCGAAGACTATGTAGTAGCGAAAGACATCATCACATATTTTCTCGGACCCGCAACAGTCGCTTTAGCTGTACCACTTTATAAAAATCGTGCGATTGTCGCAAAATATGCCATTCCAGCGATTAGTGGCATTATTCTTGGCTTGGCCGTCACTTTATGTATCGCCATCACCATTGCTAAACTTTTCTCTTTCGGTTTAAACCTGATTCAAGCACTCGCTGTAAAATCAGTTACGGTCCCAATTGCCGTTGAGATTATGTCGTTATATGAAGGGGACGCAAATTTAGCGGCCGCCTTTGTACTTATAACAGGCATTCTTGGTACAATGATTGCTCCTTGGATTATGGATAAGTGCCATATCACAATGCCTTTTGCTCGCGGGATTGCATACGGAACAATTGCCCACGGTCTTGGTACTGCTCACGCTGCCCAAGAAAGTGAATTCACCGGAGCAGTAGCTGGAGTCGCGATGGCAATTGCTGGTATTATAATCGCTCTCTGTTTCCCTGTGTTTTATTCTTTTTTATAAAGTGAAACTTGTATCAGTGGGGGCTTTAAGCGTAGGATACACATCACCTATACAAACAGGTTCGAACCTCAGTGAGCCGAACCTGTTTGTATAGGAAATTACGTCATACCAGCATTTAAAAGGCTATTTTGTCTGTTATAAATTTCTTTGAATACGTTTTTGACTACGATTGATAAAAAATACGTTATCGGAGGCAAGGGGATACAGACCTTAAAATTTTTTAGTTCTAATCATATCATTATTCATGTTATTGTAAGTGCTGAATATTACCAATAAAAGTAATTCCAACATTGAGCAGAGTTCCCTTATTTTCGAAATTAAATTACAATTGATAACTTTAATAATCCTCTTTATTATCTTTTAAACTTAAGTAGATAAGATTAGAGCCCCGTGTCCGGGGGGCGAAATAACAGTCAAAGTATTGATTTAATAAGGTTTTACAAGTTCAATATGACAACCACGGGGTGTTGATACGACTACATTCAAATTTTTTACGGTTAAAAGAGGAGAAGCCATCTTCCCTTCTATTCCTTTTTTAGGTCTAGAGCATCCCTTAAGGCCTCCCCAAACAAGTTAAAAGCAATCACAACGATGAAGATCATCATCCCCGGGTACAGCATCAATGAAGGATTATTTCTAAAAAATGGCTTACTATCATTAATCATCATTCCCCATTCTGCCTCCGGCGGCTGTATGCCCAGGCCTAGAAAGGATAGGCCAGAAATAGATAAAATAACTCCCCCTATGTCCATAAAGACTAATACAATAACTTGAGAGATAATGGTAGGTAAAATATGTT from Peribacillus asahii carries:
- a CDS encoding DUF4870 domain-containing protein, which produces MVTQDEKVFAVLIYVISLFFPLLGPLIIWLVKKDSPYIDYHGREYFNFLISYTIYGIIGALLVFVGIGVLILPILGVAAFVFTIIAAIRAYEGVEYRIPLIFRIL
- a CDS encoding undecaprenyl-diphosphate phosphatase, yielding MLNEFQAFILGIIQGLTEFLPISSTGHLYLGRHLFHLDEAGIFLDTMLHIGTLLALLVVYKQEIISIIKKPFSKMTVLLIAGTIPAVFAGVLLGDWFDSLSKSGVTIGWEFLATGLILWFADARKGGTKTLEQISVKDAFIIGTFQAAAIMPALSRSGLTIAAGLLCKLDRSTAAYFSFLLSIPAIAGGIVFQMKPIFTGEVERLSFMALFIGTLTSAVFGYIAVVWMIDFLKKQSLKWFAVYVWILGILILSLQFTGKF
- a CDS encoding GNAT family N-acetyltransferase; this translates as MLKKREFVDCSSLYDLMSHPDVFPFVRQKVDSYEEYVFVTKQTIEAEEAGELISRTILDEWDNPIGCISLYDVENSAGFLGTWLGKPFHGKGYNTLAKEAFFKEIFFELGIETVFMRIRKKNIRSLKAAEKLPYAIKVNETRKALYEQINQNEDLFDLFEIPKDLYTLHILRQNDDNDQHLMEA
- a CDS encoding CidA/LrgA family protein is translated as MMKKGFLFIIQLIVLITICKIGYLCTDFFHLPIPGNVIGILLLFILLQTNVIKLEWVDFTASFFVKHLAFFFIPIAVSLMTLGALFFRYGWALALVLGISLIVGFIVSALTVQKLAQKGEVKQHGNVHHHL
- a CDS encoding LrgB family protein, encoding METFITIYSISITIIAYILAKKIYMKYPSPLTTPVFLCTVAIISTLLISNLHFEDYVVAKDIITYFLGPATVALAVPLYKNRAIVAKYAIPAISGIILGLAVTLCIAITIAKLFSFGLNLIQALAVKSVTVPIAVEIMSLYEGDANLAAAFVLITGILGTMIAPWIMDKCHITMPFARGIAYGTIAHGLGTAHAAQESEFTGAVAGVAMAIAGIIIALCFPVFYSFL